From the genome of Miscanthus floridulus cultivar M001 chromosome 10, ASM1932011v1, whole genome shotgun sequence, one region includes:
- the LOC136489379 gene encoding uncharacterized protein, producing the protein MKETTSAVCADTERANRLPAKDIRWILAQKPEAPPPRYQALKRSNPELVPRPGEKEDKKLMALYGVTRALYEVQERLPKLQEWVRSELKEKGYVEVDDDWFKCKAEAQALINRDWPRIRAKMDELRLMDEPCLSEGGDERESDSDEEDGEDEVALESLMKDYM; encoded by the coding sequence ATGAAGGAGACAACCTCGGCGGTCTGTGCAGATACAGAGAGGGCGAACCGGTTGCCGGCGAAGGATATTCGGTGGATCCTAGCCCAGAAGCCGGAGGCTCCGCCGCCCCGCTACCAGGCCCTGAAGCGCAGCAACCCGGAGCTGGTGCCGCGGCCGGGggagaaggaggacaagaagctGATGGCGCTCTACGGCGTGACCAGGGCGTTGTACGAGGTGCAGGAGAGGTTGCCGAAGCTTCAGGAGTGGGTGCGCAGTGAGCTGAAGGAGAAGGGGTACGTCGAGGTCGACGATGACTGGTTCAAGTGCAAGGCCGAAGCGCAGGCGTTGATCAACAGAGATTGGCCCAGAATCAGAGCCAAGATGGATGAACTCCGCCTGATGGATGAACCCTGCCTCTCGGAAGGTGGTGACGAGAGGGAGAGCGACTCTGACGAGGAAGATGGAGAGGACGAGGTTGCTCTGGAGTCACTGATGAAGGATTATATGTAA